TCGTGAGTGGAACCTGGCGCTCATCGCCGCCGGAGGCGTGTTCATCATCGTGCTCGTCGGACTCGCGCTCTTCTCGATGGCGGTGAAGCCCGACGCGATGGAGTCGGCCGAGATCCACGAGGCCGACCGTGCTCCCGGCACGTCGACGGATGCCGCAGGGCCGGCGTCCGACGCGCGCGAGACCGGTGTCGACCCCGACGACGACCGCGGGTCGCCCCGGGGCCACTGACCCGCGGCGGCGCGCGGCCGCTCAGAGTCGGTCGACGAGCTCCGAGGCGAGGCCCGTGTACGTCGCGGGGGTGAGCGCGAGCAGGCGCTGCTTCGCGTCGTGGCCGATCTCGAGCCCCTCGACGAACGCGGCGAGGTCGGCCGCGCCGATGCGCTTGCCGCGCGTGAGGTCCTTCAGCAACGCATACGGGTCGGCGATGGTCGAGCGCCCGGCCACGACCTCGGCGCGGATGACCGTCTGGATGGCCTCGCCGAGCACCTCCCAGTTGCCGTCGAGGTCGGCGAGGAGCAGCGCAGCGTCGAGGTCGATCTCACGGAGGCCGCGCTCGATGTTGTCGAGCGCGAGCAGCGAGTGCCCGAAGCCGACGCCGATGTTGCGCTGCGCGCTCGAGTCGGTGAGGTCGCGCTGCAGGCGGCTCGTCACCAGGGTCGCGGCGAGCGAGTCGAGCACCGCCGACGAGAGCTCGAGGTTGGCCTCGGCGTTCTCGAAGCGGATGGGGTTCACCTTGTGGGGCATGGTCGAGGACCCGGTGGCGCCGGCCTGCGGGATCTGCCGGAAGTAGCCGAGCGAGATGTAGGTCCAGATGTCGGTCGCGAGGTTGTGCAGCACCCGGTTGGCGTGTGACACGCGGCCGTAGAGCTCCGCCTGCCAGTCGTGCGACTCGATCTGCGTGGTGAGGGGGTTCCAGGTGAGCCCGAGCGACTCGACGAACTCGCGCGACACGTCGGGCCACGCGACATCCGGTGCCGCGACCACGTGCGCCGAGAACGTGCCGGTCGCGCCCGAGAACTTGCCGAGGTACTCGGTGGCCTCGACCTGCTTCGCGATGCGCTCGAGGCGGTGCACGAAGACCGCGAGCTCCTTGCCCATGGTCGACGGGGTCGCCGGCTGGCCGTGGGTGCGCGAGAGCATCGCCGCGTCGCGGTGCTCGACGGCGAGGGCCGCGATCGCGTCGATGACGGTGCGGTACTTCGGCAGCCACACCTCGCGCACGGCGTCGCGCACGGTGATCGCGTAGGAGAGGTTGTTGATGTCCTCGCTCGTGCAGGCGAAGTGGGTGAGCTCGGAGATCGCGTCGAGTCCGAGCAGCTCGAGCCGCCGCCGCACGTAGTACTCGACGGCTTTCACGTCGTGGCGGGTCGTGGCCTCGAGCGTGGCGAGCTCGTCGATGTCGGCCTGGCCGAACTCCGCCACGACGGAGCGCAGCTGCGCCTTCTGCTCGGCGGTGAGCGGCGACGAGCCGAAGAATCCGCGATCGGTCTGCGCGATGAGCCACTCGACCTCGACCTGCACGCGCGCCCGGTTCAGGCCTGCCTCGGAGAGGTGCTCGCCGAGTTCGCCGACGGCGGCGCGATACCGTCCGTCGAGCGGGCTGAGCGGCTGGGGAGGCAGCGAAGTCATCGGATTCCTTGTCTGAGTGCGGGCGCGAGTTGCCGGAAGAGTGCCGACGTCGACCGCTCTATCATCCCAAGAACTCGATCGAAGGTCGCCTCGTCGGAGTAGTAGGGGTCGGGCACGTCCTGCAGCGGCGCCAGGTCGGAGTCGAATTCGAGCAGCAACCGCACCTTGTCCTGGTCGAGCGACGACGGCGCCCAGTTGCGCAGGATGCGCGCCTGACCGCGGTCGAACGCGACGATGAGGTCGAGGTCGGGGAAGTCGCCGGCCTCGAACTGGCGCGCGCGATGCTGCGACCCGTCGTACCCCGCCCGCTCGAGCGCGTCGATCGTGCGCTGGTCGGCACGCTCGCCCACGTGCCAGTCACCGGTGGCCGCCGATTCGATGGCGAGGTGCTCGCCGAGCCCGGCGCGTTCGGCGAGGGAGCGCAGCACGACCTCGGCCATCGGTGACCGGCAGATGTTGCCGGTGCAGACGAACGACACTCTGAAGGGCTGCGCGGCGTCCCCCGCGGGTTCCGCTCGCGTCATGGTCCCATTGTGGACGAGAACGGCGCCGGGCACAGCAGGAAAATCGCGCCGACGATACGCTGGTCGACTCCGAGTCCGACACCGAAGGGGGCGACGATGACGGATGCCCCGCCGCCCGACTTCCACGTGGACCCGGAGCTCGCCGCCCGGCTCGTGGCCGCCCAGCATCCCGACCTCGCCGGACCGGTGCGGCATGCGGCCGGCGGGTGGGACAACGTGCTGTTCCGCCTCGGCGAGCGGTACGCCGTGCGGATGCCGCGACGGCACGAAGGGGTCGGGCTCATGTGGAACGAGCAACGGTGGCTGCCCGAGCTCGCGGCCGCGCTGCCGGTTCCGGTGCCCGCGCCGGTGCGCGTCGGCCGGCCGGCGCCTGAGCTGGGCTACGACGTCCCGTGGAGCATCGTCCCGTGGTTCGACGGGCAGAGCGGGCTCTCCTTCGATCTCGAGACCCGCGGGGTCGCGGCGAGCGCACTGGCCGGGTTCGTCGCCGAGCTGAGCGCCACGCCGGCGCCGGTGGATGCCCCGTCCAACCCGTACCGCGGCGTGCCGCTCGCCCGCCGGGACGCGGCGATCCGAGCGCGCCTCACCGGCGGGCGCATCCCCGACGCAGATCGGCTGCTCAGGGTGTGGGAGCGTGCGCTCGCGGCATCCGAGTGGACCGGCCCGCCCGTGTGGCTCCACGGTGACCTGCACCCGCACAACGTGCTGCTCGCCCCGTCGGGCTTCCTGGTCGCGGTCGTCGACTTCGGGGACCTGACCGCCGGCGACCCGGCCACCGACCTCGCCACAGCATGGCTCACCTTCGACGCCCGCTCGCGGCGCCGCTTCCGTTCCGAGCTGGAGGTCCGCCGTGGGGTCGACGAGGCGACGTGGGACCGGGCGCGCGGCTGGGCGCTCGTGATCGCCTCCGCGGTCGTCGAGATGTCGAGTCCGGCCAGCCGGTTCGGAAGTGTCGCGGCCGAGGAGCTGGCGCAGGTGCTGCTCGACTGAGCGCGGTATGGCGCTCGGCCGTCGAACGGCTCGTCCTCCACAAGGCCGAGCCGATGGGGAGTGATGCACGGATGCCCCGCCGACTCGCCGCGCGCGCTTCTGCCGCGCGAGCATCGGGGCATGGACTCCGCCGCACCCTACGTCGCCGTGGTCACGGGCACCGCCACGGCGGAACGCCTCGACGCCGCCCGCCGCCACCTGCTCGTGCTGGCGTCGCTCTCCGACGCCGTCCGAATCGATCAGTCGAGGCTCATCCCGGCGAATCCCACCGGCTGGCGTTCGGACGCGACGATCGGGTACATGGAGCGGCTCGACAACCTTCGCGCGGGACTCGCGAAGGCCACGTCGCTGCTGAGCGATGCCGAATCGTCCCTCCGACAGCACGTCCGCAACCTCGAGTTCGAGCTGGCGGGCCTCGAACGCGGTGGCACGAGATGACGTCGGCGCAACCGGGAGCTGATGGTCTCGTCATCTCCGGGGGCGGATCCACGGCCGTTGAGGTGGACGAGCTGTTCGTGCACGCGGCCAAGTTGGCGGCCACCGCCGCGATCGTCGCGGACTGGCTCGATCGCCTCGACCGCATCTCGCGCGGGCTGGAGACGATCGACCTCGACGGCCTGTCGGGATTCGGCGCCGCAGGGTCTCCGTTTGCGAGCCTCGGGTTCGCGCGCCAGTGCCTGGGGCACGTCGAGCGCCTGGCGCGTCGGCTGCCCTCCTCGCTCCTCGACGCGGCCGAGCGGTACGGGGATGTCGAGCGCCGAGTCGAAGCGCTCTGGCAGCTCGGCGCCGTCATCGCGGCGCCGTGGGTCGGCGCCTTCGCCCCTCTGCTCGTCGCCAACGGCGTGCTCGTGGCGGGCGGGTACGCCGTCGGCTCGGGCATCGGGCGCGCCGTCGGCATGAAGCAGACCCCGCTCGTGTCCTGGCTGGCCGAGCACCGGGGGCTGCTGTCCGATCCCGAGTTCGTGCGGCTCGTCCGGGTCGCCGCCGACCACGCCGACGAGGTCGTCATGGGGCCTGGCCCGGTGTCCTCGGCTCTCGGGCCGCTGGTCCGGGCTCCCGAGAGCGCGTCCGTGCTGCTCGGCGCCGCCGGCCTCTTCGGACTCGCCGGCAGCCGTGTGCTCGTCGATGGCCCCGTCACGGTCTCGCGCGTGACGCGCGTCGACCAGGCCGTCGCCGACGGGAAGCGCCTGGTCGGCAAGCACACGCCGCCCGCGGCATTGGCACCGCACGGGCATCCGGCCGAGGCGCCCGCGCACCTCGGCGACGTGGTGGCGCCGCCCGACGGATACGGCGACCTCGCCGACCGAGTACCGAGCCCCGAAGACGGCGGCGCACAGATCCGGATCGAGCGATACGGAACGGCTGACGACGCCAGCTGGATCGTCTACGTCGGCGGCACCGTCGACCTCGGGCTGACCGCCGGAGAACAGCCCGCCGACATGACGAGCAACCTGCACGGCATCGCCGACGACACCGCCATCGACGCCCTGCGGCTCGCGGGCGCCGACTCGGGGGCCGGCGAGCGTGCGGTGCGGGCGGCACTCGATGAAGCGGGTGCGGCTCCGGGCGACCGCCTCCTCGCCGTCGGCTACTCGGGCGGCGGCGTCATCGCGGCGAAGCTCGCCGGCGACGCCGACCTCAACGTCGTCGGTGCCCTGAACCTGGGGGGCCCGGTCGCGTCGGCGCCCCTCCGCGACGGCGTCGGCGTGGTCTCGCTCGAGCACGAGGAGGATCTCGTGCCGGCCACCGGGGGCGCCGGGCACTCGTCTCCCGAGTTCATCGCCGTATCGAGGAGCGTCCTCGATACCGACCGGGAGTATGCAGGCATGCTGCCGGCGCACGAGCTGGCGCGCTACCGCGCGACCGCCGCGGCCGTCGACCGATCGGAAGACGAACGGCTCGTCGCATTCCGGAGCCTCGTCGGCGAGGTGAGCGGTGGAACGTCCGGGTTGCGCAGCGACTGGGTGGCGACGCGCGACCTCAGTCGCGCGACGGGCGCACGATGAGGCCGATCAGCCAGCTGATGAGGCCGAGCACGAGCGCGCCGAGCACGCCCCACCAGAAGCCGTCGACCACGAGGCCGAACCCCATGAGGTCGCTGATCCAGGCCACGAGCAGCAGCAGGAGTCCGTTCACGATGAACGAGATGAGCCCGAGCGTGAGCACGTACAGCGGGAACGCGATGATCCGCACGAAGGTGCCGACGAAGGCGTTCACGAAGCCGAAGATCAGGCCGACCAACAGGTACGTGAGCACGGTCGCGAGCGTCGTGTCCTCGTACGGCACCACCTTGACGCCGGCGACGATGAGCGTCGTCAGCCACAGGGCGACGGCGACGACGATGACCTTGACGATGAAGCGCATTCCTCAACTCTGGCAGAGAGGTGGTCGCCCGTCACGGCAGATCGCGCCGTGGCGCGAAGGGGTACGGTGGAATCCGTGACCGCAGCCGAGCCGATGAGGGCCAGCGTGCGCCTTCGCCCCGAGATCGCCGCCCTCCCCCCGTATCGCCAGGGCCGCCCGGCGCCCGCCGACGGCTTCAAGCTCTCGAGCAACGAGAACCCCCACGCGCCGCTGCCGGGGGTGGCCGATGCCGTCGCCGCGACGGCCGTCGAGATCAACCGTTACCCCGACGCCACGGCCCTCCCCCTGCGCGAGCGACTGGCGGAGCGATTCGGCGTCACGGCTGACGAGGTGATCGTCGGCGCCGGGTCGGTCTCGCTCCTCGCGCAGTTCATCGCCGCGGCCGCCGGTCCGGGCGACGAGGTCGTCTACTCGTGGCGGTCGTTCGAGGCCTACCCCGGCCTGGTCACGGTGTCGGGCGCGGCGAGCGTTCGGGTGCCGAACCGCGCCGATCACGGCCACGACCTCGACGCGATGGTCGACGCCATCACGGAGCGCACGCGTGTCGCCATCGTGTGCTCGCCGAACAACCCCACGGGCACCATCGTCACGGCCGCCGACTTCGACGCATTCATGGCCAGGGTGCCGGGCGACCTGCTCGTGCTGCTCGACGAGGCCTACATCGAGTTCGTCCGCGACGCGGCATCCGTCGACGGCCGCTCGCTCATCGGCCGTCACCCGAACCTCGTGATCCTCCGCACCTTCTCCAAGGCCTACGGGCTCGCCGGCCTGCGGGTGGGCTATGCCGTCGGTCCCGAGGCGATCCTCGACGCCGCGCGCGCGACCGCGATCCCCCTTGGCGTCACCGCCGCGTCGTCCGCCGCGGCACTCGCCTCGCTCGAGCCCGCCGCCGAGGCCGAACTGCTCGCCCGCGTCGATACGATCGCCCAGCGCCGAGACGCGGTGCGTGCGGCCCTGCTCGAGCAGGGCTGGGCCGTGCCCGAGGCGCACGGCAACTTCGTGTGGCTGCCCACGGGCGACGCCACCGTCGAGGTCGCCGAGCGCCTGTTCTCCGCCGGGCTCGTCACCCGGGCGTTCCCGCCCGAGGGCATCCGCATCTCGATCGGCGAGCCCGAGTCTGTCGAAACCCTCCTCCGCATCCTCGGTGAGCTTGTACCGGCTTCACAAGAAGGGCGTACCTCGTAGCGGGTACCGTGGAACGGTGGCAGCCCGCGAGAGAGATTTCACCGCGCCGACGGTCCAGCTCCTGACCCCGTCGGGCGAGCTGCGCCCGACGCCCGAGGCGGAGGAGTACCTGCCCCTCGTCGAGGCGCTGCCCGACTCGATGCTCGAGCAGTTCTACCGCGACATGGCCGTGTCCCGGCGCATCGACATCGCCGGCGCGAACCTGCAGCGGCAGGGCCAGCTGGCCCTCTGGGTGCCGAGTCACGGGCAGGAGGCCGCCCAGGTCGGGTCCGCTCGCGCCGCACGGCCGCAGGACCACATCTTCCCGTCGTACCGCGAGCACATCGCCGGCATGATCCGCGGGCTCGACCCCGTCGCCATCCTGTCGCTGCTGCGCGGCGTCACGCTCGGCGGGTGGAATCCTGCAGAGAACGGCAACTTCCACCTCTACACGCTCGTGCTCGCCTCCCAGACGCTGCACGCGACCGGCTACGCCATGGGGATGCAGTTCGACGGCGTGGTCGGCACGGGCGATCCCGAGGCGGATGCCGCAGTGCTCGTCTACTACGGCGACGGCTCCACCTCGCAGGGCGACGCCAACGAGGCGCTCGTCTTCGCCTCGAGCTACCAGACGCCGCAGGTCTTCTTCGTGCAGAACAACGGCTGGGCGATCTCGGTGCCCGTCTCCCGCCAGTCGCGCAGCCCGCTCTCGCTGCGCGGCGGCGGCTTCGGCATGCCGGGCGTACGCATCGACGGCAACGACGTGCTCGTCAGCTACGCCGTCACGCGCCAGTCGCTCGAGGAGGCGCGCGCGGGCGACGGACCCAGCCTCATCGAGGCGGTGACCTACCGGATGGGCGCGCACACCACCGCCGACGACCCCACCAAGTACCGCACCGACGAAGAGGTCGCGTTCTGGGCCGAGCGCGACCCCATCACGAGGTACCGCACCTGGCTCGAGGGGCGGGGCGCGTCGGCGGCCTTCTTCGAGGACGCCGACACCGAGGCGGCCGACGTCGCGTCCGACATGCGCCGGCGTGCGCTCGACGTCGCCGGGCCCGCGCGCGACAAGATCTTCCGGCACGTCTACAGCGAGCCGCATCCGCTCATGGCCGAGGAGTCCGCGTGGCTCGAGGCGTACGAGTCCGGCTTCGAGGGAGGAGCGGCATGAGCTCACGCACCGACGACGAGCGCCTGATGGACGAGGCGGTCGCGACCTCTGCCGAGGTGGGGGCGACCCGCGAGCAGGCCGCGCCCGCGGCATCCGTCGCACCCGCGGTGCAAGGCGAGACCGAAGCAGGCATGCGCGGAGTGCAGACCCTCTCGATGGCCAAGGCCATCAACGCCGGCCTTCGCGAGGCGCTGCGCGCCGATGACAAGGTGCTGCTCATGGGCGAGGACATCGGTCCGCTCGGCGGCGTCTTCCGGGTGACCGAGGGCCTGCAGGCCGAGTTCGGCGACAAGCGGGTGCTCGACACTCCCCTCGCCGAGTCAGGCATCGTCGGCTCGGCGATCGGCCTCGCGATGCGCGGCTACCGGCCCGTGGTCGAGATCCAGTTCGACGGATTCATCTTCCCGGCCTTCGACCAGATCACCACGCAGCTCTCGCGGCAGACGGTGCGGCACGACGGCACGGTCTCGATGCCCGTCGTCATCCGCGTGCCCTACGGCGGCCACATCGGCTCGATCGAGCACCACCAGGAGAGCCCCGAGGCGTACTTCGCGCACACTCCCGGCCTGCGCGTGGTGAGCCCGTCGAGCCCGCACGACGCGTACTGGATGATCCAGGAGGCCATCGCCTCGAACGACCCGGTGCTGTTCTTCGAGCCGAAGAGCCGCTACTGGCCGAAGGGGCCGGTCGACCAGGACCACTCGGGCATGCCACTGCACGCGAGCCGCGTCATCCGGCAGGGCACCGATGTGACCGTCGTCGGACACGGCGCAATGGTCTCCACCCTGCTGCAGGCGGCCGACATCGCGGGCGGCGAGGGCACGAGCATCGAGGTCGTCGACCTGCGGTCGCTCTCCCCCATCGACTACGGCCCGTTGCTCGACTCGGTGCAGCGCACCGGGCGGCTCGTCGTCGCGCAGGAGGCGTACGGCTTCGTCAGCGTCGGGTCCGAGATCGCGGCCACGGTGGCCGAGCGGGCCTTCTACTCGCTCGAGGCGCCCGTGCTCCGCGTCTCGAGCTTCGACACCCCGTTCCCGCCCGCCTCACTGGAGACCGAGTTCCTGCCGAGCCCCGACCGGGTGCTCGAAGCCGTCGACCGCGCCCTGGCGTACTGACGGCCGCGCACCACATGACGCCGACGGCATAGATCGACTGCGAGGGTAGACAGCATGAGCGAGATCCGATTCCCCCTCCCCGATGTCGGTGAGGGACTCACCGAGGCCGAGATCGTGCAGTGGCGCGTCGCCCCCGGCGATCGCATCGCGCTCGATCAGGTCTTCGTCGAGATCGAGACGGCGAAGTCGCTCGTCGAGCTCCCGAGCGCGTTCGAGGGCGTCGTGTCCGAACTGCTCGTCGACGAAGGCAAGACGGTCGACGTCGGCACCCCCATCCTCGTGATCCAGACGGATGCCTCGGTGACCGCCGCGGGGGCACCCGCACCGACCGCTTCGTCGGGCGCCGGTGCCGCCGCCACATCAGCTCCGGCTCCCGCCCCCGCTTCGCCCGCCGCGGGCGCAACCGTCGCCTCGCACGCACCGGCGCCGTCGGAGGGAGGCGGCGCGGTGCTCGTCGGGCACGGCTCGTCGGGCCCGCACGCGACGCGTCGCTCCCGGCACCCCTCCCCCGGCGGCGCGCACGAGCACCTCGCGGCACCGGCGGCTCCCCCGGCGCAGACCGTGTCCGCGCCGGCCATCGGCACTGCCGCAGGCGGGGCGGCGCCCGCGCCGGCATCGCGACCCGACTCGGGCATGCCCGTCATCGCGAAGCCGCCCATCCGCAAGCTGGCGAAGGACCTCGGGGTCGACCTCTCGCGGGTCATGCCGACCGGACCGATCGGCGACGTCACCCGCGACGACGTGATCCGCGAGGCCAGCCAGGCCAGCGTGTTCCGCAACATCCAGACGCCCGAGGCTCCCGCGGGCCGCGAGACCCGCATCCCCGTGAAGGGCGTTCGCAAGGCGATCGCCGCCGCGATGGTGCAGAGTGCATACTCCGCACCGCATGTATCGGTCTTCGTCGACGTCGACGCCAGCCGCACGATGGAGTACATCAAGCGGCTCAAGGCGTCGCCCGACTATGCCGGCGTCCGCGTGTCGCCGCTGTTGATCATGGCGAAGGCCATGATCTGGGCTGTACGCCGGAACCCGTCGGTCAATGCGCAGTGGACCGACGAGGAGATCATCGTCAAGCACTTCGTGAACCTCGGCGTCGCGGCGGCCACGCCCCGAGGCCTGCTCGTGCCGAACGTCAAGAACGCCCAGGCGATGACGATGGTGGAGCTTGCGACCGCCCTCGAGCAGTTGACGCTCACGGCGCGCGAGGGCAAGACCCAGCCGGCCGAGATGCAGGGCGGCACCATCACGATCACGAACATCGGCGTGTTCGGGATGGACACAGGCACGCCGATCCTCAATCCCGGCGAGGTCGCGATCGTGGCGCTCGGCACCATCAAGCAGAAGCCGTGGGTGGTCGACGGCGAGGTGCGACCGAGGTTCGTGACCACGATCGGGGCGTCCTTCGATCACCGCGTCGTCGACGGCGACGTGGCGAGCCGCTTCCTGGCCGACGTCGCCTCGATCATCGAGGAGCCCGCGCTCCTCCTCGAGTGAGGCCGGTCAGAACCGGATCTCGTAGATGATCGAGTCGTCGCTGCGACCCGCCTCGACGAGCCCGGCGTTCTCGAGCACGCGTCGCGCCGGAAGGTTCGCGATCTCGCACTCGGCGCGGGCGGCCCGCGCGCCCGTCGTGCGCACGAGTTCGACCACGGCGATCACCGCGTGGATCGCGAGCCCTTGCCCGCGCACCGCCGGGACGAGCCCGAAGGCGAACTCGACCGAGCCGTCGGCGGCCGGCGGCCCGAACACGTTCACGCCGCCGATGGTGGCGCCGTCGTTCGAGCGTCGCACCAGGTGCGGCCCGAACGGGGCCGGGTCGCCGGTCTCGCGCACGGCGCGAACGTACTCACGGAGGAGCTCGGGCTCGTCGGTGAACGCGTAACCGCCCTCCCAACCGTCGTGCGGATCGACCTTGCCGGAGAGGAGCCGCTCGGCATCGCCGACGGTGAAGGGATGCAACGTGAGCGGGGCCGTCGTCGTATCCACGTGCTTCATGCTTGCACGTCGGTGTGACACTCGTCGCATCCGTCCACAGGTGCTCGGTGGTTCGTCACGAAGAGTTCACGCGAGGTAGGCGGGCCGATGGCGTGGTCACATGCTTTTGACAATCATTATCAATAGCGGATAGCCTCGCATCATGATCTCCCGTCGCTCCGGTGCTCGCCACGGCCTGCGCACGACGATCGCGACGGTCGCCATGGCATCCGCGGGTGCGCTCGCGCTCGCGTCGTGCGCCAGCCCCGCGGCATCCGAAGAGGGCAGCGGTGGGCCGTCGGTCGTGGCGACGACGACGCAGGTGGGGGACTTCACGCGCGCGGTCGTCGGAGACGACGTCGAGGTGACGCAGCTGCTGGCGCCGGCGCAGAGCGCGCACAGCTTCGACCCGTCCGCCGCCCAGCTGCTCGCGCTGAGCGAAGCAGATGCCCTCGTGGTGAACGGCGCCGGCCTCGAGAGCTGGCTCGACGACGCGGTGAGCGCCTCGGGCTTCGACGGCGTGCTGATCGACGCCAGCACTGGCATCGAGCTGTTCGGCACCGATGACCACGACCACTCCACGGATGCCGCCGGCGAGCACGCGAGCCACGAGCACACGGGCGACGCGCACGGCGATGAGCACGCCGACGAGGCATCCGCTCATGAAGGTCACGACCACGGCGCCGGAAACCCGCACATCTGGACCGATCCGGCGCTCGCCGTGCACATGGTGGAGACCATCGCCGCGGGCTTGGCCGACGTGCCCGGCATCGACGCGACAGCGGTCGAGGCGAATGAGCAGGCCTACGTGGCGAAGCTCGACGCGCTCGACGCCTGGATCCGTGAGAACGTCGAGACGGTGCCGCCTGCCGAGCGGCTGCTCGTCACGAACCACGACGCCTTCACCTACTTCATCGACGCGTACGGGCTCACGTTCGTCGGCAGTGTCATCCCGAGCTTCGACGACAACGCCGAACCCAGCGCGGCCGAGATCGACGCCCTCGTCGAGAAGATCCGTGCGACGGGGGTGCAGGCCGTGTTCTCCGAGGCGTCGATCTCGCCGAAGGCCGCGGCCACCATCGCCCGCGAGGCCGGCGTGACGGTCTACTCCGGTGACGACGCGCTCTACGGCGACTCGCTCGGTGTCGCGGGCTCGGCCGGTGAGACGTACCTCGGCAGCCAGGTGCACAACGCGACCCGCATCCTCGAGTCGTGGGGCGTCACGCCTTCCCCCCTTCCGGCACTGCTGCAAGGATGACCCCATGACCGAGTCGCCCGTGCTGCGCCTGAGGGGTGCCGCCTTCACCCATCCGGGCGGCTCGGGGGTGTCGGGGCTGGAGCTCGACGTCTCCCCCGGCGACGCGGTCGCCCTGATCGGTCCGAACGGCGCGGGCAAGTCGACGCTGCTGAACGGCGTGCTCGGGCTGGTTCCGCTCACCGAGGGGAGCATGCAGATCGCCGGCTCGGGCGAACATGCCCGGAACGGAATGATCGGCTTTCTGCCGCAGTCCACCGAGCTCGACCCCGACTTCCCGATCAGCCTCGAGCAGGTCGTGATGCAGGGCCGGTATCGACGGCTCGGGTTGTTCAGGTGGCCCGGTCGTGCCGACCGGGCCGCGGTGAGGGCCGCCCTGGACGCCGTGGGACTGGGCGAGCTCGCGAAGCGTCCGTTCGGCGAGTTGTCGGGCGGCCAGCGGCAGCGCGGACTGCTCGCCCGGGCGCTCGCGGCCCAGCCGCGGCTCCTGCTGCTCGACGAGCCCTTCAACGGCCTCGACCAGCCCAACCGCGACGCGCTCATCGCCACCATCCGCACGCTGAAGGCCCAGGGCGTGGCGGTCCTCGTGTCGACCCACGACCTCGAGCTGGCCCGCGTCGTCTGCGATCGCGTGGTGCTGGTCAACGGCACGCAGCTCGCCTTCGGCCCCGTCGACGACGTGCTCACGCTCGGCAACGTGCAGGAGTGCTTCGAGGGCGTCGAGGTCGAGATCGACGAGCACACGCTGGTCGTGCCCGGCCACGAGGGCCACTGATGCCGCGTTCGGCATATGCACCCGCCGGCGTGCGCGCACGGTGGGGGAGTGGGCCCGCGTGAGCCTCGGGGAGGCGCTGTTCACGGCCTTCACCGTGCCGTTCATGGCTCGAGCGCTCCTCGTCATGCTCGTGCTCGCCGTCGTCGCGGGCATCGTCGGCGTGCTCGTCAACCTCCGTGGTCTCGAGTTCATCAGCGACGGGCTGACGCACGCCGTGTTCCCCGGGCTCGCGATCGGCTTGGCGGTGGCAGGCACCGCCGGGCTCCTCCCCGGCGCGGCGATCGCCGCACTGGTCGCGGCGGTGGTGCTCACGCTGCTCGACCGGGCCGGAGTCACCTCGGATGCCGCCATCGCGATCGTGCTGACCGCAGCCTTCAGCGTCGGCGTCATCGTCGTCTCGCGGAGCGACGACTACGCCGGCGAACTCGAGGCGCTGCTCTTCGGGCGAGTGCTCACGATCCCGCCCGAGGAGGTGCTGCCGCTCATCGGCGTCTGCGCCGTCGCCCTGCTCGCCGTCGCCGTCACCATGAAGCAGCAGCTGTTCCGTGCGTTCGACGC
This DNA window, taken from Agromyces sp. 3263, encodes the following:
- a CDS encoding dihydrolipoamide acetyltransferase family protein — translated: MSEIRFPLPDVGEGLTEAEIVQWRVAPGDRIALDQVFVEIETAKSLVELPSAFEGVVSELLVDEGKTVDVGTPILVIQTDASVTAAGAPAPTASSGAGAAATSAPAPAPASPAAGATVASHAPAPSEGGGAVLVGHGSSGPHATRRSRHPSPGGAHEHLAAPAAPPAQTVSAPAIGTAAGGAAPAPASRPDSGMPVIAKPPIRKLAKDLGVDLSRVMPTGPIGDVTRDDVIREASQASVFRNIQTPEAPAGRETRIPVKGVRKAIAAAMVQSAYSAPHVSVFVDVDASRTMEYIKRLKASPDYAGVRVSPLLIMAKAMIWAVRRNPSVNAQWTDEEIIVKHFVNLGVAAATPRGLLVPNVKNAQAMTMVELATALEQLTLTAREGKTQPAEMQGGTITITNIGVFGMDTGTPILNPGEVAIVALGTIKQKPWVVDGEVRPRFVTTIGASFDHRVVDGDVASRFLADVASIIEEPALLLE
- a CDS encoding GNAT family N-acetyltransferase, which codes for MDTTTAPLTLHPFTVGDAERLLSGKVDPHDGWEGGYAFTDEPELLREYVRAVRETGDPAPFGPHLVRRSNDGATIGGVNVFGPPAADGSVEFAFGLVPAVRGQGLAIHAVIAVVELVRTTGARAARAECEIANLPARRVLENAGLVEAGRSDDSIIYEIRF
- a CDS encoding metal ABC transporter substrate-binding protein encodes the protein MISRRSGARHGLRTTIATVAMASAGALALASCASPAASEEGSGGPSVVATTTQVGDFTRAVVGDDVEVTQLLAPAQSAHSFDPSAAQLLALSEADALVVNGAGLESWLDDAVSASGFDGVLIDASTGIELFGTDDHDHSTDAAGEHASHEHTGDAHGDEHADEASAHEGHDHGAGNPHIWTDPALAVHMVETIAAGLADVPGIDATAVEANEQAYVAKLDALDAWIRENVETVPPAERLLVTNHDAFTYFIDAYGLTFVGSVIPSFDDNAEPSAAEIDALVEKIRATGVQAVFSEASISPKAAATIAREAGVTVYSGDDALYGDSLGVAGSAGETYLGSQVHNATRILESWGVTPSPLPALLQG
- a CDS encoding metal ABC transporter ATP-binding protein, whose translation is MTESPVLRLRGAAFTHPGGSGVSGLELDVSPGDAVALIGPNGAGKSTLLNGVLGLVPLTEGSMQIAGSGEHARNGMIGFLPQSTELDPDFPISLEQVVMQGRYRRLGLFRWPGRADRAAVRAALDAVGLGELAKRPFGELSGGQRQRGLLARALAAQPRLLLLDEPFNGLDQPNRDALIATIRTLKAQGVAVLVSTHDLELARVVCDRVVLVNGTQLAFGPVDDVLTLGNVQECFEGVEVEIDEHTLVVPGHEGH
- a CDS encoding metal ABC transporter permease; amino-acid sequence: MSLGEALFTAFTVPFMARALLVMLVLAVVAGIVGVLVNLRGLEFISDGLTHAVFPGLAIGLAVAGTAGLLPGAAIAALVAAVVLTLLDRAGVTSDAAIAIVLTAAFSVGVIVVSRSDDYAGELEALLFGRVLTIPPEEVLPLIGVCAVALLAVAVTMKQQLFRAFDARGSLASGDSALRLDLLLNGAVALVVVAAASTVGTLLVLALLIVPGAAARLMTRRLWRLFPAAAVFGAVCAWLGLAVGFAASVGGGVDLPAGSTIVAVFVGAYAVVLGARWIADRAGDRRQSVTRAPIEPATGASSPAGEGR